The following are from one region of the Sandaracinus amylolyticus genome:
- the treS gene encoding maltose alpha-D-glucosyltransferase has product MSPRNPEGEPDGSGATITDDPLWYKDAIIYEIPIRAFYDSDGDGIGDIEGLIQKLDYVADLGVTAIWILPFYPSPQRDGGYDIADYRSVNPRLGTLNDFKRFMKEAHARGLRVITELVINHTSDQHPWFQRARRAPKGSRYRDFYVWTDDPQKYRDARIIFQDYEGSNWTWDPVAQQYYWHRFYSHQPDLNFDNPEVRKSVLELLDFWLAMGVDGMRLDAIPYLYEREGTNCENLPETHAFLKEMRAHIDARFPNRMLLAEANQWPEDAAEYFGKGDECHMNFHFPLMPRMFMSLQLENSFPILDILAQTPKIPETSQWALFLRNHDELTLEMVTDEDRDFMYRVYAHDPQMRVNLGIRRRLAPLLKTRARIELMKALLLSMPGTPVLYYGDEIGMGDNVYLGDRDAVRTPMQWSADRNAGFSKANPQRLFLPVIIDPEYHHETVNVEAQQLNSDSLLWWTKRLIELRKKHHAFSRGELELLQPDNGKVLAFFRTYGDERILVVANLSRSPQYVQLDLSAHAGAVPMELFGRTPFPAVGELPYLLTLGPYAFYWFQIDRPRGERLSATGPFHITVRGDVGSLLAKRGRERLAPALTEWLRNRRWFRGKARILERMQIIDVLPAAEAHVVLAHVSYSEGPAETYVMPIAIVSSERGDQLTREAPHAVIARVRGTDGEHVVVDALTTDGFANELLSLLLERGGTLKSDEGVIRARSTKALSALVDKSLHARAARAKRLEELPPRVSTAEQSNSNVFFGDKLILKLFRAIEPGHHPEEEIGRFLTERNRFGHVPRMLGTLSYEPASGEPRALAVMQELVASQGDGWEFTLDALQRYCEHAWEYVDKEPVPRAPGRWIDRAQLHAPELAIEAIGPYLGLARLLGERTAELHRALASDAEDPDFVPEPFSLLHQRSLYQSARTQLGQTLQLLRKMRVGLDERAVTLSDQLTSRRDEVDARLAEIHREKIDAVRTRTHGDLHLGQVLYAAGDFVFIDFEGEPARALVERRRKRSPLRDVAGMLRSFHYAAAAALHSDRVRAQDEPRLHPWIDAWTDWVCAAWLGGWLERAGDAPFVPRDRAALSRMLDFYLLEKCIYEVRYELNNRPEWVEIPLRGLLDLIDAPEAG; this is encoded by the coding sequence ATGTCACCGCGCAATCCCGAGGGTGAGCCCGATGGCTCCGGAGCCACGATCACCGACGATCCGCTCTGGTACAAGGACGCGATCATCTACGAGATCCCGATCCGCGCGTTCTACGACTCCGACGGCGACGGAATCGGCGACATCGAAGGACTGATCCAGAAGCTCGACTACGTCGCGGATCTGGGCGTCACCGCGATCTGGATCCTGCCCTTCTATCCTTCACCGCAGCGCGACGGCGGCTACGACATCGCCGACTACCGCAGCGTCAATCCGCGGCTCGGAACGCTGAACGACTTCAAGCGCTTCATGAAGGAGGCGCACGCGCGCGGCCTGCGCGTGATCACCGAGCTCGTCATCAACCACACCTCGGATCAACACCCGTGGTTCCAGCGCGCGCGCCGCGCCCCGAAGGGGAGCCGATATCGCGACTTCTACGTGTGGACCGACGACCCCCAGAAGTACCGCGATGCACGCATCATCTTCCAGGACTACGAAGGATCCAACTGGACCTGGGATCCGGTCGCGCAGCAGTACTACTGGCATCGTTTCTATTCGCACCAGCCGGATCTCAATTTCGACAATCCGGAGGTGCGGAAGTCGGTGCTCGAGCTCCTCGACTTCTGGCTCGCGATGGGCGTGGACGGGATGCGCCTCGACGCGATCCCCTATCTCTACGAGCGCGAGGGCACGAACTGCGAGAACCTGCCCGAGACACACGCGTTCCTGAAGGAGATGCGCGCGCACATCGACGCGCGGTTCCCGAATCGCATGCTCCTCGCCGAGGCCAATCAGTGGCCCGAGGACGCCGCGGAGTACTTCGGCAAGGGCGACGAGTGCCACATGAACTTCCACTTCCCGCTGATGCCGCGGATGTTCATGTCGCTGCAGCTCGAGAACAGCTTTCCCATCCTCGACATCCTCGCGCAGACGCCGAAGATCCCCGAGACCAGCCAGTGGGCGCTCTTCCTGCGGAACCACGACGAGCTCACGCTCGAGATGGTCACCGACGAAGATCGCGACTTCATGTACCGCGTCTACGCGCACGACCCGCAGATGCGCGTGAACCTCGGCATCCGGCGCCGCCTCGCGCCGCTGCTCAAGACGCGCGCGCGCATCGAGCTGATGAAGGCGCTCCTGCTCTCGATGCCCGGGACTCCGGTGCTCTATTACGGCGACGAGATCGGGATGGGCGACAACGTCTATCTCGGCGACCGCGACGCGGTGCGCACGCCGATGCAGTGGAGCGCGGATCGCAACGCGGGATTCTCCAAGGCGAACCCCCAGCGACTCTTCCTGCCGGTGATCATCGATCCCGAGTACCACCACGAGACGGTCAACGTCGAAGCGCAGCAGCTCAATTCCGACTCGCTCTTGTGGTGGACCAAGCGGCTGATCGAGCTGCGGAAGAAGCACCACGCGTTCTCGCGCGGCGAGCTCGAGCTACTGCAGCCGGACAACGGCAAGGTGCTGGCGTTCTTCCGGACCTACGGAGACGAGCGCATCCTCGTGGTCGCGAACCTCTCGCGCTCGCCGCAGTACGTGCAGCTCGATCTCTCGGCCCACGCCGGCGCGGTGCCGATGGAGCTCTTCGGGCGCACGCCCTTCCCCGCGGTCGGCGAGCTGCCCTATCTGCTCACGCTCGGCCCCTACGCGTTCTATTGGTTCCAGATCGATCGCCCGCGCGGCGAGCGACTGAGCGCGACCGGGCCCTTCCACATCACCGTTCGTGGCGACGTCGGCTCGCTGCTCGCGAAGCGGGGTCGCGAGCGGCTCGCGCCCGCGCTGACCGAGTGGCTTCGCAACCGCCGCTGGTTCCGCGGCAAGGCGCGCATCCTCGAGCGCATGCAGATCATCGACGTCCTGCCCGCGGCGGAGGCGCACGTCGTGCTCGCGCACGTGTCGTACTCCGAGGGTCCGGCCGAGACCTACGTGATGCCGATCGCGATCGTGTCGAGCGAGCGCGGCGATCAGCTCACGCGCGAGGCGCCGCACGCGGTCATCGCGCGGGTGCGCGGGACCGACGGAGAGCACGTCGTCGTCGACGCGCTCACGACGGACGGGTTCGCGAACGAGCTCCTCTCGCTCCTCCTCGAGCGCGGTGGAACGCTGAAGTCGGACGAGGGAGTCATCCGCGCGCGCTCGACGAAGGCGCTCTCCGCGCTCGTCGACAAGTCGCTGCACGCGCGTGCTGCACGCGCGAAGCGCCTCGAAGAGCTGCCTCCGCGCGTGAGCACCGCGGAGCAGAGCAACAGCAACGTGTTCTTCGGGGACAAGCTGATCCTCAAGCTCTTCCGCGCGATCGAGCCGGGGCACCACCCCGAGGAGGAGATCGGTCGCTTCCTCACCGAGCGCAATCGCTTCGGGCACGTGCCGCGGATGCTCGGCACGCTCTCGTACGAGCCGGCGAGCGGCGAGCCGCGCGCGCTCGCGGTGATGCAGGAGCTCGTCGCGAGCCAGGGCGACGGCTGGGAGTTCACGCTCGACGCGCTGCAGCGCTACTGCGAGCACGCGTGGGAGTACGTCGACAAGGAGCCGGTGCCGCGCGCGCCGGGCCGCTGGATCGATCGCGCGCAGCTCCACGCGCCCGAGCTCGCCATCGAGGCGATCGGTCCGTACCTCGGCCTCGCGCGCCTGCTCGGCGAGCGCACCGCCGAGCTGCATCGCGCGCTCGCGAGCGACGCGGAGGATCCGGACTTCGTGCCCGAGCCGTTCTCGCTCCTGCACCAGCGCTCGCTCTATCAGTCAGCGCGCACCCAGCTCGGACAGACGCTGCAGCTCCTGCGCAAGATGCGCGTCGGGCTCGACGAGCGCGCGGTCACGCTCTCGGATCAGCTGACCTCGCGACGCGACGAGGTCGACGCGCGCCTCGCCGAGATCCATCGCGAGAAGATCGACGCGGTGCGCACGCGCACCCACGGCGATCTCCACCTCGGCCAGGTGCTCTACGCGGCGGGCGACTTCGTGTTCATCGACTTCGAGGGCGAGCCGGCGCGCGCGCTGGTCGAGCGGCGTCGCAAGCGCTCGCCGCTGCGCGACGTCGCAGGGATGCTGCGCTCGTTCCACTACGCCGCGGCCGCGGCGCTGCACAGCGATCGCGTGCGCGCACAGGACGAGCCGCGACTGCATCCCTGGATCGACGCGTGGACCGACTGGGTCTGTGCGGCTTGGCTGGGCGGATGGCTCGAGCGCGCGGGCGACGCGCCGTTCGTGCCGCGCGATCGCGCGGCGCTCTCTCGGATGCTCGACTTCTACCTGCTCGAGAAGTGCATCTACGAGGTGCGCTACGAGCTCAACAACCGACCGGAGTGGGTCGAGATCCCGCTGCGCGGGCTTCTCGATCTGATCGACGCTCCCGAGGCAGGATGA